CTGCCCCGGCAGGTGTGTTTTCTGTCCGGTCTTTCTCGTGAGCGGAAGAAAACTGCGAAAGCGCTCGGTCGAAAGCATCGTGCGGGAACTGGAAAGCTGCGTCAGCGATCACGGCATACGTTCCTTCCTGTTCAGGTCGGATACATTCACGATGGATAGGAAATGGGTGCTGGAACTCTGCAAAGCAATCAGCGAAGCGGCTCTGGATATCAGATGGGGGGCCAATTCCAGAATAGACACATTTGACGGCGAGATGGCAGCCGTAATGGCAGCCGCAGGATGTCATGTGGTTTCGTTCGGAGTTGAATCGGGCGATCCGCAGATACTGGAGAAGATACGCAAGGATATAGCTCTCGATCAGGTCTACAGGGCAGTGGAGGTTTGCAGGAAAAACGGAATCATGTCGCTCCTCTACTTCGTTGTTGGACTTCCATGGGATACGAAGGAGTCCATACGGAGGACGGCGCGTTTCGCGAGATCTGTTCCCGCTGACTTCTACGAGTTCCATGCGGCATACCCGTTTCCAGGAACGCCAATGTACGAGATGGCCCTTGAAGACGGTCTTTTCCGTGAAGAGGATCTGGCCGGTGGTGATTACTTCACACCGATAATGAACACATATACGCTCACAAGCGCCGAGGTTGCAGCCGAGAGAAAAAGAGCCATACTGGGAACGTACCTTTCACCCGCGTTCATCCTTCGCACACTGGGAAGGATACGATCATTCGGACAGCTCTGGCATTACACCTCATTCGGGTTCTCAAAACTGTTGACCCTGCTCAGAGGGGATAAACGGTACTAAGGCATTGCGCTCTCTATGAATGGGGCTGGACGTCACTTGCTACACTTACATTATACCTGTGAATACACCGGAGAAATTGTTCATTGATCCTCTGTACTCACCGGTTTGTAACAAATTGGAGCGGAGGTAATCAGATATTTATTACTTCCGTTTCTTTAACTTATTGAATCATCGGGACAAGAAAATCCGTTATCAGCTCAAGTTCGAATTCGCTGCCGTCTCTGGAAAGCTTCAGCGATACAGCCGAATTGACTGTGTTCGGAATGAATCTGTCAAGTTCATTCAACTGTTCCACATAGACAGGCTCTCCGTTTATCTCAAGCAGTACATCGCCTTCGATGATACCCGCTTTTTCTGCGGGGGAGCCCGGTATGATTTTGCTTACGATAAGACAGTTGTCCTCGATTTCAATCCCCATGCCGGTAAGTGATTCCGGAAGGCCTTCCTCGAAAATGGAGGATGGCTCCAGCATAATCCTGCTTTGGGCGTAATCAAGATACAATATGAATCTGCAAAGAACACCGGTCCCGAGAATTCCATCGTACTGGCTGAACACGTCACCACCGCTGAAGCTTGAGCAGAGACCGCCGGGAACCGTATAGTCTCCAAGTGTGATCTTTGAGACTCTGAATGCGCTGATATTTTCTTCTCCCCCAACACCCTGTATCTCGGTTTCGAACGAGGGTCTATCATTCAGGAATTCAGGATGATCCTCAAAGAACGATGGTGTAAGGTGGATATTTCCACCTGCTCCGGTATCCAGAAGAAGAATGACGGGAACAGAATCCTCAAGAAC
The sequence above is drawn from the Candidatus Aegiribacteria sp. genome and encodes:
- a CDS encoding radical SAM protein, which codes for MHQKCTFTMRVLLVNPPTGVYLREDRCQAPVRSMMAQGARPPMDLAYIAATCRKAAGADCRIKDFPIEGGGWIALETELRNFRPDILVISTTTPTFKRDMVAAEKAHGILGDSVTCIGKGAHFYDHDEEALLEHPELDIAVRGESELVIAELVSGKDPTDVPGVSRIGDNGNFIRNPDRPPPEDLDSLPFPARDLLRNELYQDPETGSPLTPVLTSRGCPGRCVFCPVFLVSGRKLRKRSVESIVRELESCVSDHGIRSFLFRSDTFTMDRKWVLELCKAISEAALDIRWGANSRIDTFDGEMAAVMAAAGCHVVSFGVESGDPQILEKIRKDIALDQVYRAVEVCRKNGIMSLLYFVVGLPWDTKESIRRTARFARSVPADFYEFHAAYPFPGTPMYEMALEDGLFREEDLAGGDYFTPIMNTYTLTSAEVAAERKRAILGTYLSPAFILRTLGRIRSFGQLWHYTSFGFSKLLTLLRGDKRY